A window of uncultured Gellertiella sp. genomic DNA:
CCGGGCATTTTCGAAACGCCGATGATGGCCGGTTTTCCTGATCATGTGCAGCAGGCGCTCGGGGCTTCCGTTCCCTTTCCGAACCGTCTCGGCCACCCCCGCGAATATGCCCGGCTTGCCGCCGAAATCATTGAAAACACCATGCTGAACGGCTCGGTCATCCGGCTCGACGGCGCAATCCGCATGACTGCCCGTTGACCCGGTTGACGCGATCCGAGGAGGAGACACCATGCCCGACAGCCTGAGCCTGCATGTGCCGGAACCGGAAGTCCGCCCCGGCGGCAAACCCGATTTTTCCGGCGTGGCGATTCCCGAAGCCGGATCCGTCCGCCGCCCGGCGGAAGATGCAAAGGCCGAGGACATGCGCGATCTCGCCTATTCGGTCATCCGGGTGATGAACCCGGACGGCGAGGCGGTCGGTCCCTGGGCGGGTTCGCTTTCCGATCAGGACGTGATCGACGGCCTGCGCTACATGATGACGCTCCGGATCTTCGACCAGCGCATGGTAATGGCGCAGCGCCAGGGCAAGACCTCCTTCTACATGCAGCATCTCGGCGAGGAGGCGATCTCCTGCGCCTTCCAGCGGGCGCTGAAGCCGGGCGACATGAACTTTCCGACCTACCGGCAGGCAGGCCTGCTGATTGCCGGCGGCTATCCGATGGTCGAGATGATGAACCAGATCTTTTCCAACGATGCCGATCCGCTGAAGGGCCGCCAGCTGCCGGTGCTCTATTCTGCCCGCAGCCATGGCTTTTTCTCGATTTCCGGCAATCTCGGCACCCAGTATATTCAGGCGGTCGGCTGGGCGATGGCCTCGGCCATCCGGCAAGGCACCGAAATTGCTGCTGGTTGGATCGGCGACGGCTCGACCGCAGCCTCCGATTTCCACGCCGCCCTGGTATTTGCCTCCACCTATCGCGCGCCCGTGATCCTCAACATCGTCAACAATCAATGGGCGATCTCGACCTTTCAGGGCATGGCGCGCGGCGGTTCCGGCACCTTTGCCGCGCGCGGGCTAGGCTTCGGCATTCCGGCGCTGCGCGTCGATGGCAATGATTACCTGGCGGTCCACGCGGTCTCGCAATGGGCGGCCAATCGCGCCCGTGCGAATGGCGGGCCGACGCTGATCGAGCATGTCACCTATCGCGCCGGGGCCCATTCCACCTCCGACGATCCCTCCGCCTACCGGCCCAAGGAGGAATCCGATGCCTGGCCGATGGGCGATCCGATCCTCCGCCTGAAGCATCACCTGATCCGCCGCGGTCTCTGGAGCGAGGAGCGCCACAAGCAGATGGAGGCGGAAATTCGCGACCAGGTGGTCTCGGCCCAGAAGGAAGCCGAAAAGCATGGCACCCTGCATGCGGGCGGCAAGCCGTCGATGCGCGACATGTTCGAGGATGTCTATGCGGAAATGCCGCCGCATCTGAAACGCCAGCGCCAGCAGGCAGGAGTGTGAGCCGATGCCCCGCATGACCATGATCGAAGCCATCCGCAGCGCCATCGACATTTCGATGGGACGGGACGATGCCGTCGTCGTTTTCGGCGAGGATGTCGGCTATTTCGGCGGCGTGTTCCGCTGCACCCAGGGGCTCCAGCAGAAATATGGCAAGACCCGCTGTTTCGACACGCCGATTTCCGAGGCCGGCATCGTCGGTGCCGCCATCGGCATGGCGGCTTACGGGCTGAAACCCTGCGTCGAGATCCAGTTCGCCGATTACATGTTTCCGGCCTATGACCAGCTGACCCAGGAAGCCGCCCGCCTGCGCAACCGCTCCAACAACCAGTTCACCTGCCCGATGGTGGTGCGGATGCCAACCGGCGGCGGGATTTTCGGCGGCCAGACCCACAGCCAGAGCCCGGAAGCACTGTTTACCCATGTCTGCGGGCTGAAGGTGGCGATGCCCTCCAATCCGCATGATGCCAAGGGCCTGCTGATCTCCGCCATCGAAGACCCCGACCCGGTGATCTTCCTTGAGCCGAAGCGCCTCTATAATGGCCCGTTCGACGGCCATCACGACCGGCCCGTCACGCCCTGGGCGGGCCATCCCGCGGCGGAAGTGCCGGAAGGGCACTATAGCGTGCCGCTTGGAAAGGCGGCGATTGCGCGTGCCGGATCTGCCGTCACCATCCTTGCCTATGGCACCATGGTGCATGTGGCGATTGCGGCCGCGCAAGAGACCGGCATTGATGCCGAAGTCATCGATCTCCGCACCCTTATGCCGCTCGATCTCGAGGCGATCACCCGGTCGGTGGAAAAGACCGGGCGCTGCATGGTGGTGCATGAGGCGACCCTGACATCCGGCTTCGGCGCAGAACTCACCGCACTTGTGCAGGAACATTGCTTCTATCACCTCGAAGCGCCGGTAGTCCGTGTCGCGGGCTGGGACACGCCCTATCCGCATGCCCAGGAATGGGACTATTTCCCCGGCCCGGCCCGCATTGGCCAGGCGCTTGCCGACCTGATGGAGGCCTGAAATGCCGATACATGTGGTGAAACTTCCCGATGTCGGCGAAGGCGTGGCGGAAGCCGAAATCGTCGAATGGCATGTCAGCGAGGGTGATATCGTCCGCGAGGACGACGTGCTCGCCGCCGTGATGACCGGCAAGGCAACGGTCGAAATTCCCTCGCCGGTCGACGGCAAGGTGATCTGGCGCGGCGCCGCCATGGGCGACATTGTTGCCGTCGGCACGCCGATCCTGAAGATCGAATTTGCCGGGGAAGATGGCGAAGAGCAGAGCACCGGGACCGAAGCCCCGGAAAGGCCGGCAACAAAGCCTGCCGAGGCCGCGCCGGAACGGATGGTAACGCAAAAGCCGGTCGCGGCCCCCTCGTCCGCGCCGGTGGCTGCCTCCCCCCGTATCGCTGCCCCCCGTAACACGGCTCCGATAGGCGCGCCGCGCCGCGAGGGTGAAAAGCCGCTCGCCTCGCCGGCCGTCCGGCTGCGGGCCCGCGAAGCCGGGATCGACCTGCGCCAGGTGGCGGGATCGGGACCTGCCGACCGGATCACCCATGAGGATCTCGATCTCTTCCTTAATCGCGGGCCGCTTGCCGCCCCCGCGTCGGGCGGACTGCAGCCGGATCTTTCGATCACCGAAATCCGCATGGTCGGCCTGCGCCGCCGGATCGCGGAGAAGATGAGTCTCGCCAAATCCCGCATTCCGCACATTACCTATGTCGAGGAAGTGGACCTGACCGCACTTGAGGAGCTCCGCGCGGCAATGAACCGGTCGCTGAAACCGGGCCGGACCAAGCTGACCGTGCTGCCCTTCCTGATGCGGGCGCTGGTCAAGGCCATCGCCCACCAGCCGGTGTTGAACTCCACCTTTGACGACGAGGCAGGCATCATCCGCCAGTCCGGCGGCGTCCATATCGGCATTGCCGCCCAGACTCCTTCCGGCCTGATGGTACCGGTGATCCGCCATGCGGAAGCCCGCGACATCCATGACTGCGCCCGCGAAATCGTCCGGCTCAGCGAAGCCGCCCGCACCGGCACGGCGCTGCGCGAGGAACTGTCGGGCTCGACCATCACCATTTCCTCGCTGGGCGCGCTCGGCGGGATCGTCTCGACCCCGGTGATCAACCATCCCGAGGTCGCCATCATCGGCGTCAACAAGATCGCCATGCGTCCGCACTGGGATGGCACGCAATTCGTGCCGCGCAAGATGATGAACCTGTCGTCGAGCTTCGACCACCGGGTGATCGACGGCCACGATGCGGCCACCTTCGTCCAGCGGATCAAGAGCCTTCTGGAAACCCCTGCCCTGATTTTCGTCGAGGATTGAGATGAAAGAGATCCATTGCAAGCTCCTGGTGATCGGTGCAGGCCCTGGCGGCTATGTGGCGGCGATCCGCGCCGGCCAGCTCGGCCTTGATACGGTGATCGTCGAAACGGCAAAGCCCGGCGGCACCTGCCTCAATATCGGCTGCATCCCGTCGAAGGCCCTCATCCATGCGGCGGAAGATTTTGCCCATGCCACGGCACTGGCCGGCAAGCCCTCGGCCTATGGTCTTTCGGTCAGCCAGCCCGGGCTCGATTTCGCCCGGACCCAGAGCTGGAAGAATGCCATCACCCAGCGCCTGTCAACGGGCGTTTCCGGCTTGCTGAAGAAGGCGGGCGTGAAGACCGTGGTCGGCAAGGCGCGGTTCCGCGACGGCAAGACGGTCAGCGTCGAGACCGAGACCGGCACGCAGGTGATCCGCACCGAAAATGTCATCATCGCCACCGGTTCGGTGCCGGTCGAACTGCCAATCCTGCCCTTCGGCGGCAACGTGCTGTCCTCCACGCAGGCGCTTTCGCTGTCCAGCGTACCGGCTTCACTCGCCGTGATCGGGGCCGGCTATATCGGCGTCGAACTGGGCACGGCCTTTGCAAGGCTCGGGTCGAAGGTCACGATGATCGAGGCGCAGGACAAGATCCTGCCGCTTTACGATGCCGCGCTCACCAGACCGGTCGAAAAGCAGCTCGCCCAGCTCGGTGTGACGGTCCTAACCCGGACCCGGCTGCGCGGCCCCGCCGGTGAGGGCACCGGCATTCTGGTCGAGGGGCCGGATGGTCGGGAAAGACGGATCGAGGCGGACAAGATCCTTGTCTCCGTCGGACGCAAGCCGCAAACCGAAAACTGGGGCCGCGACGAACTGGAGCTTGCCATGGCCGGGCCGTATATTCGCATCGATGATCGCTGCCGCACCTCCATGCATGGCATCTATGCCATCGGCGACGTGACGGGCGAACCGATGCTGGCGCACCGCGCGATGGCTGAGGGCGAAATGGTTGCCGAACTGATCGCGGGCAAGCGACGCAGCTTCGACAAGCGGGTCATTCCGGCGGTCTGCTTTTCCGCCCCGGAAATCGTCAGCGCCGGTCTTTCCCCCGATGAGGCCAGGGGCCGCGGGATCGAGATTGTCACCGGCCAGTTCCCCTTTGCCGCCAATGGCCGGGCGATGACGCTCGGGGCCGAGGATGGCTTCGTGCGGGTGACGGCCCGCGCCGACAACCATCTGGTGCTCGGCATCGAGGCGGTCGGCAGCCATGTGTCGGAACTGTCGGCAGCCTTCGCGCTCGCCATCGAGATGGGGGCACGGCTTGAAGATATCGCCGGCACGATCCACGCCCATCCGACGCTGTCGGAAGCTTTTCCGGAAGCCGCCATGGCAGCACTTGGCCATGGGCTGCACATGTAACGGGGTCTCGCGTTATAGAGGCAGCGCCGTGCGGTAGACGACACGGCGCAGCGCCGAACTGGAGCGGATCGATTTCACCTGCTTCATCTTGATCAGCCGCGAGCGCAGCAATTCCTCGAACTCGTTGAGATCATGGGTGACGACGCGCAGCAGATAATCGTAATCGCCGGTCATCAGGTAGCATTCCATCACCTGCGGCACCCGGGCGATTTCCGCCTCGAAGGAGGAGATGTTCTCGTCATCCTGGCTGACCAACTGCACCGAGACGAAGACACTGACCTTCAGCCCCAGCTTTTCCTGGTCGAGCAGTGTCACATAGGACTGGATGATGCCGTCGCGCTCCAACTGCTTCTGCCGTCGCTGCACCGGCGAAGGCGACAGATGCACCTTCTCGGCAAGTTCAATCGACGTCAGCCGCGCATTCGACTGCAAAGCCGCCAGCAACGCCAGATCCTTGTCATCCATACGCGGTCAGGTCCCCTGATAGACGAACATGTCAGGAGACCTAGCCCGGATGCCGCGCGCGCGCAACGGAAACGAGCCGTCTTGGTGCGGCAATCGGGTGAATGAGGAGGTAACAAACGCCTGATTTGCCGAATCTGTACCTTTCCTCTGATTTGCTTTTTGGGGGATGGTATGGACGATGCGGCAGCGACGCGCCCGGCGTTTGAGGAATAAGCCACTCACAATGGCTTTTGAAAGCGACGTTTCACCAGCAAAAATGCGATAAGCCAAGGCTCGACCAAATATCGATGGGCATATCTGCGCGGATTTTTCAGCAATCTGTACAGCCACTCCAGCCCAAGATTGCCCCAAACTCTCGGAGGCATGGCCTGCCCTCCAACATAATATTCGAAAAAAGCACCTGAACACAGGCCAACCCTGAAATTCATGGAGTCATAATTTTCCTGCAGAAAGGCTTCTTGGCGAGGCATGCCCATTCCGACAATCAAAATATCAGGTGACATCTCGTTAATCTCGCGGATGATCTCGGCCTTGCGTGAACCGGGAGAATTGTCCGCCATGTCGAAATAGCCATCCCAGCCTCGCAGGATCAAACCCGGATATTTATCGTGGTGATATCGAACGCCCTTTTCGCAAATGTCCGGTGTCGAACCGAGATAGGCGACCTTCCACGCATTCTGGTGCGCAAGTGCAATCATATCTTCCGCCCAACCGAGATAGGTAAGACGCATGTCCGCCGTTGCATCCTCCCCCTGAGCGCGCAACAACCAGACAATTGGCATTCCATCTACATGCACTTTCGTGCTGTGACGCTGAAGCAGTCGTTGCATGTCGGGATATTTCAACAAACAGTAGAGAGCGTGCAAATTCAGGTTCGCAATGACCGTTCGCTGCCCACTCTCGATACATTCAGTAATGAAGCAAAGTAAACTGTGCTTTACAAAGGCATCAACTGGAAAACCGAACAGAAAGTAGCGCTTCATGTAATCAACCATTTGCAACAACGACACGGAAACGGATAGGCAGAAATATATATGATTTCATCCAAAAAATGTCTTAATTTGTATCCACGGTCTATCAGCTCCGTCAACGGGATGTCGCAAGACAAATTCGGAAGGACATTTGGTCTGAAATGGTGGATTTTTTTGTGAAGTCAACAAGTTGCGGAAAATGCCGAGCGTGATCATCTTGTCCCTGCCCGTTTCGGTAACGTTACCCTTCCACCGTAAATGATGGCTAGCGCCGACGGCAATTCGCCATGACAGAATGTCGATCTCAGCCATGGGAAATTGTCATACTCGCCCCAAAATAGGAACAATCCGCCTTCTGGCAAACTGCTGGTACAGGTCTGGCAGTGTAAATATCTTCGCGCCAGCGAATTAACCCGACTGACATATACAAAACATGACCTTGCACCCGGCAAGGAAAATTCAGGGACACCACATGCATTTTTCACGACGCGAAGTATTGGCATTCATGGCGCTAGCCGCGACAGTTTGCACTGCGACCGCCAAAAGTAACCCAAAGATACTTCTTCTTAATTCTTGGACAAGCGTTAATATTGGCGATATTGCACATCCTTTTGGGTTCATACATCTTGCACGGAAGTATATGCCGCATTGCGAGGTGCGCTGGTGGCCGGCGAATACGCAGAATGGTGTGAAGGAACTGATACGCAAAACCTATCCTGACGTTCCGCTCGTTACGTCGAAAAAGGCACTGGAACAAGCCAAGCAGGATTGCGACATACTGATCAATGGCTCCGGAGCCGACATCCTTCAAAAGAAGATGATTGAATGGAAGACGGATACCGGTAAGCCGTTTGGAATTTTTGGAATATCGATCAATTCTGATGCGCCCGGCTTTATGGACCGGGTCAACGAGTCGGCATTCTGCTACTTCCGAGATTCTCATTCATTGAAATATGCACTTGAGTTAGGTGCCGACCCCAAGATCGTCAAGCTTGGACTTGACACCGCCTTTGGCGTACGCGGGTTGACCAACGACAAAAAGGCGCAGGCCTTCTTGGATCAAAGCAAGCTTGAGGAAGGCAAATTCCTGTGCGTGATCCCAAGGTGGCGCTGGTCACCCTTTTGGAAAATGCGCAACGATCCTGTCAATTTAGAGAAGGAGAAAATTGACCAGGCGTACAAAATCCCGGATCAGCAATATTTGCTGGAAGCGATCATCGAGGTGATCAGGCAAACCGATATGAAGATATTGATCTGTCCGGAAGATTTGAGCCAGATCGAACTGGGTCGAGAGACCCTCTACAACCCGCTTCCTGACAACATAAAGAAACGTGTCGTTTTGCGCGAACAGTTTTGGCTCCCAGACGAGGCGATCAGCGTTTTCAGCAGGAGTGCTGGTCTCTTTGGAAACGAAATGCACAGTCCCATCTTATGCATAAATAACGATGTTCCCGCAATTGTATGCCGTTTCAAGGAGCAGGGTCAGAAAGGATATATGTGGGACGATATTGGCTTGGGCGACTGGCTGTTCGATATCGACAAGCCCGAAGACCGGCCGAAAATCGTCCCTGCGGTTCTGGATATGGCAAAACATCCTGATGTCTGGAAACACAAAGCCCGCAAAGCCCGTATCTTTGTCGAAAAGCGATTTGCCACATTGATGGGCGACCTCAAGGACGAGGTGAGAAAGGCCTGATGGCCACCGCAACCTTGCAATCACCGCTCTCCTGTCCGGGCGCGCCCAAGCAGGAGAACTCAGAGTCACGCAGAACGCCGCTTTGATCGAATGGCGTAATTCACGACATAGCGATAGATTGCCCCCGGCAGCAAGGATCTCATCAGTGCGATCAGGGATGTCTTCCATCCGATCGATCCGGCCGCGCGAGCCCTCAGAATCAAGAAAATCGCGTAAAGGGGGCGTTTTTTCGAGAGTTCATAGGCAAGATAGGTCGCCTCGAATGCACGCTGCATATCGGAGGTGAAAAAATATTTCTGATTTTTGTACCAGGCCAGGACCACATCCGGCTTGCGGGGCGCCCCAATACGGCCCTCCACCGGAAGATCGTTCCATATAGAATAGACGCCATCGACAAAATGTACCTTGCCACCTGCTCGTTCAAGCCGAATAAGGAAGTCGACATCCTGTGCCTTGCGCAATTTTGGATCAAAAAGCACAAATTGCGCAAGCGATTTTCGAACCACAAGCGTGGAAGTCTGCATGAATTCCCGGTGCGCAAACATGAATTCCACGACGCTTTCGCCGATGCGGATAGGACGAGATGGCCTGTTGATCTGGGTATGGCTATCGCGTATCACTCGCGCATAATGCGACAGGACATCGACCTGCGAATGGGTCAGGATTGCATCCCGCATGGCCGAGAGCTTTCCCGGCAAGAATTTATCGTCTGAATCGAGAAACGCAATCCACTCGCCTCTGGCCGCGCTGATGCCGCGATTACGTGCAGCCCCGCCACCTTGGTTCGCCTGACGAAGAAGCATAAATCTGCCGTCATGCAATCCGTCGACAACCTTGGTCAGCGTGTCGTAGTCGCTTGAACCATCATCGACAATGATACACTCATAATCCTGAAAATCCTGCGATTTTACACTCAAAAGAACATCAATAATCGTGTCTGCTCTGTTATATACAGGAATAACTACAGAATAAAACATAACTATATTTCCAATTCTGCAGCGGATTGAAATATGTCACGGAAGACATCGCGCAACATGGCCTTTTGCCCCTGAACATCTATAGGCTTCGACAGTCCGGAAACGATCCTGCTTCCCACCGTTTTTACTGCGTCCGGAGACAACTGAACGATACAATCCGAGGCATCCATGGCATCGAACACACCGTATATTTTAGCGTTCAATTCAGGCCGCACCAACGCAATAGGGATTGCCCCGCGCACCGTACCCATCAGCAGCGCGTGCAAGCGGTTCGAGACGATGAAACCGACATCGTCATAGTTTTGAAAGCAGGTATCAATGGTCTCGAAAACCTCGGCATAGGTGATTTCCCTGTCGGAAAACATCTTTTCCAAGCGCCTCAAAAAAGGCGCGTCGCGCTCAACTTGGCAAATAAGCTTGACAGGAACCGACTTTGGAAGGGTTGCATCCAGTTCTTGCACAAATGCGACAATCCGGGCTTGCAGGCAGGCAGACTGATCGACGCGGAAGGACAGGGCGACATAGGGTCTGGGCCCGACCGGTTCGCCGAGGATCCCCAATGCCCCGAACGCCAGATCGGGCATGATACCATCGATGTGCAATCCGATGGACCGCGCATATTCAGCACTTTCCCGATCCCGGACGATGTGCCGATAGAGCAAACGCCTGCGGAGCTTGAGCAAGATTTTCTGCCGCACCCCCAGGCGCTCGTATGAAACGCCGACATGGCAGATGCGCACCCCGGCCAGCATCAGCAGCAGCAATACCAGAGAATTCACCAATCCCAATCCAAACCGGACAACGGAGACTTCCCCAACATAGCCCCCCGGGCTCAGGAAGTAGAAGGCTTCCCGACCAGACAGGGCCGAAAGTGCAGCTTTTGCCAACACAGAGTTTGCATTTCCTACTGGGTGAATGGCGTAGTCTTCACCAAGTTGCATGTTCTCGGCAAATTCGGGTGGACAACGGCTTAAATCCAAGTGGACTTCGGCCCGTTCGGCAACCAACCGCAGCAATTCGCGATTGATCAATGCATCCCCGACATTTTCGAATTGCGTCTTGAAACTCAGGAAGGCGAGAGGTCTGGTATGCGACATAACTACATCCATCTGGCGTCCGGCCTAGTATTCGACTGACGAGAGATCCGCGATGAAAACCCCGCGTCTGTCGCCGGGGCAACCATTAAACACGATTTGACGCCCGTCCCTGCTCCAGGCAGGGTGCGGATCTACCCGCAGTTCCGCCTTGCTCCCCGAGAAAGCCGGTTTGCATTTGATCCGGATCAACTGTCGGCATCGACCATCGGCGATGCTGATCAGCCTGATCGGCACGGACCCATCCTTGAAGGCGACACTTTCGCCCGGATAGGCGTCAGTCAGAATGTTCTTTAGATCAGGCGTCACAGTCGGATGCCCGGACCCCGGCTGCACACCGCCGACCGAACGGACAATCGCACCATCGTACCGGAACATCGCAAGTTTCAACGGATTCATATCAAAGCTGACGCGAAACCCGGCCTTTCTGAGGAGGCGCTCAAAAAGACTGGCTCCCTTGACAAGATATCTGTTTCCCTTCGGGAATCGGAGATTCATCACAATAGATTCGCTATCAGGAGACCAATTGGGATGATGTCCGCCTACCCATCGGTCATTGTCGATTGCCATCCGCAGATCTGTCCCGTCCTTGCGCATGGTGATCAGATAGTTCTTCGTGCCTCTGGCGAGTTCCGTCGAAGGTACCCAACGAACGATGAACATAAGCCGCTCACTGGATGGACTCCACTTGACGTGAAATCCGTACAGGCCGCCAGCCCGAAGCATCTGCTCCGAAAACTGCTTCGGAAACGTCTGTGCTATGGTCGACATGGAAACCAGAAGCCGGACGGAACCGGACTGCACATCACCAACGAACAGTCCATCGTTTTCAGGCGCCCCCTTGTTGCGCAACACTTCGGGATCCGGCATGACGACGCCGTAGCCCGGCTGCACGATGCAGAGTTTTTCCACACTGGGAGCGGCTATCGTCGCGCCATCCGGCGAAATCATGTAGATGCCCATATCATAGATGCGCCGCGCACCTGTCTGTATGTCCACGCAAACGCCTTTGATGTTTGCCCGATCATCAAGTTCGTTGAAATAGAGCTGTCTATCGTCTGTTCCCCACTGGGCATGGGCACCAACCTGTGTGTCCCACGCCGCCGTTTCCTGTGAAAATATGCTTTCTCCCGATTGCAGATCGATGACCCGCACCGTTGCTTTCTCGCCGTGCAAGGGCAAGCGCATTTCCGTCGGGAACTCGGTAACGGCCACGTAGCGACCGGAAGGACTGAGCGGCGACGTATCATAGAAGCGATGGATTGCAGATACAGATTCACTGGTCAGGCGGTAGACCTGAACTTTCGGGTCGAATCCGGTATAGCGGGCGAAATTATTGCTGATCCCGATCACGACTGTCCCTCCGACTTTCGCGCCGAATAGCCCTTCAGTTCACCGGCCAACTCTTGAAAACATCCCCGCAGCCCCCCGGCTTGCCTAGAGAAGAGCCCAAATATAGATGGATCGACGCCCTTATGCTTGCGAATGGTTATAATGGCCAGCACATTCCACAACAACTTGGAAATGATGAAGGAAACTGCCACTCCATAGATTCCGAAGAAATGAATGTTGACCGGCAGCAACACGACCCCCAAGGCCAAGGAGCCGCCTTGATAGACAACTTGAAGCCAGTGTTTGCCAATCAATTGCAGGATCAGGACGGTGGCCCCCGTCAGCGCGTTGATCAGCATGCCCAGTGCCAGCAGTCGAAGCATATTGGCGAAAGGAACGAATTCGGCGTTGAAGAAGCCAAGGAAATACGGTGCAAGCACGATGATGAACAGACAGGCCCCGACTGCCGGCGCGCCCTGCAGTACCAGTCCGCTATTGCACACCCGCTGGAATGCGATGCGATCCCCCTTGGCCACCGCCTTCGAAATTTCGGGTGCCGTGACCAGCGTGACAGCCATAAGAAACATGTTGAGAAGCTCAACCGTCTTTAGAGACGCAAAAAAGGCACCAGCTTCAAATTTTCCGACCATGGAGCCAAGCAGAATGGTGAACACATAAAGATCAGAACTGGAAATGACCGATACCAGCAGCATACCCAGACTCGTATCCGTCCATTCCCGCAGCTTCATCCTCGGAGTTACCCCAAAAAGATGTTCGCGGACATAGACATAGACATGACCGAGATGGAGGAGGACAATCGGGGCGAGGGTGACGGCAAGGATCGTGAAAATACCGGTTTGACCGAGACTTTCACCCTTCGCCATCGCGAAATTGACGAGATAGAGCAAGCCTATGGCTAGCGCCCGCCAGAGCATGTCCCGCGAGGCCATGGCATAAAGGGTCCGATCCTGGACACGCAAGGCACCGATGGTCATCTGCGACACACCATACAGAAACGTCATCAGCGCCGCAAAAATCATCAGCAGATAGCTCTGCGTGACTCCATTTTGATATCCCACATAGGCTGCAACGAGCGCCGCGCATGCCAGAGACG
This region includes:
- a CDS encoding polysaccharide biosynthesis C-terminal domain-containing protein translates to MNINLRKIAGSKIVDAVAAFAIRMTSGVLGYLLFAVIAHMSDAQTFGSFSVLFSVVMTMGMVGSFGQQIFFVKEVPQARVKNSRELEKGSYFYSVASTLLASLACAALVAAYVGYQNGVTQSYLLMIFAALMTFLYGVSQMTIGALRVQDRTLYAMASRDMLWRALAIGLLYLVNFAMAKGESLGQTGIFTILAVTLAPIVLLHLGHVYVYVREHLFGVTPRMKLREWTDTSLGMLLVSVISSSDLYVFTILLGSMVGKFEAGAFFASLKTVELLNMFLMAVTLVTAPEISKAVAKGDRIAFQRVCNSGLVLQGAPAVGACLFIIVLAPYFLGFFNAEFVPFANMLRLLALGMLINALTGATVLILQLIGKHWLQVVYQGGSLALGVVLLPVNIHFFGIYGVAVSFIISKLLWNVLAIITIRKHKGVDPSIFGLFSRQAGGLRGCFQELAGELKGYSARKSEGQS
- a CDS encoding glycosyltransferase, whose product is MFYSVVIPVYNRADTIIDVLLSVKSQDFQDYECIIVDDGSSDYDTLTKVVDGLHDGRFMLLRQANQGGGAARNRGISAARGEWIAFLDSDDKFLPGKLSAMRDAILTHSQVDVLSHYARVIRDSHTQINRPSRPIRIGESVVEFMFAHREFMQTSTLVVRKSLAQFVLFDPKLRKAQDVDFLIRLERAGGKVHFVDGVYSIWNDLPVEGRIGAPRKPDVVLAWYKNQKYFFTSDMQRAFEATYLAYELSKKRPLYAIFLILRARAAGSIGWKTSLIALMRSLLPGAIYRYVVNYAIRSKRRSA
- a CDS encoding polysaccharide pyruvyl transferase family protein translates to MSHTRPLAFLSFKTQFENVGDALINRELLRLVAERAEVHLDLSRCPPEFAENMQLGEDYAIHPVGNANSVLAKAALSALSGREAFYFLSPGGYVGEVSVVRFGLGLVNSLVLLLLMLAGVRICHVGVSYERLGVRQKILLKLRRRLLYRHIVRDRESAEYARSIGLHIDGIMPDLAFGALGILGEPVGPRPYVALSFRVDQSACLQARIVAFVQELDATLPKSVPVKLICQVERDAPFLRRLEKMFSDREITYAEVFETIDTCFQNYDDVGFIVSNRLHALLMGTVRGAIPIALVRPELNAKIYGVFDAMDASDCIVQLSPDAVKTVGSRIVSGLSKPIDVQGQKAMLRDVFRDIFQSAAELEI